AAGACACCTGTTCTGTCCTACTGTACTTCCTTGCTCTACACTCCACATTCTCCAGACAAGTTTTACACAAGTTTAACACTTACTCAcactcagaatcacagaatcacagaattgtagaggttggaagggacctctagagatcatcgagtccaacccccctgccaaagcaggttccctacaccacgtaACACTACACTCCTTTCAAAGGCTTCTGTAAGTAGAAATATTGAGTTCACAACTATCAAAATACAAATCCAAAAAAAGAACcaagcctggaaaaaaagaaactacaaGAAGTTTAATAATGATGGGAAAACTGCACGCTTTTAGTGTGATGAACTCTCTCAGAATCAAAGCAGCTACTCCTACCTGAGCCAAAAGCAGAGCATGCACAATGCAGCGTCAGacatttaaaagctgttttctggaACCAGAAAGCCACTCTTCCTACAAGAGTGCCCTTCCATAGCTCTACATAAAGCTGCACATGCTCATGACTGAAAATGCTGTCCTCTTAATTTCCATTGTGCTCTTCACCCACACACAACTGAGAAACCCTCACAATTCTTAcaagtatcacagaattatcaaggttggaaaagacctagaagatcatctagtccaaccatcaccaataattcccggctaaatcatattcctcaacacaacatccaaacgtttcttgaacactcccatggtcggtgactccaccacctccctgggcaatgcattccaatgcctgactacccttcTCTCTCCTGTCCTTCTGCAAACACCCCCGCGCACAGGGGCTGCGTCACATAGAAACTAATGAGACCCGAGGGGGGAAACGTCGCAGCCTGCATTAGCCCAGAGCCGGGAGGAAGGCACAAGAAAGagcttttcagagctgctgacaCAGACACCCGCGGTCGGCCGAGCGGAGCCGCGTCCACGCACAGAACAAGCGCCGGCTCCCAACACAGAGAGACCCGGATGGCCCCACTTCCCACACCACCCTCCCAGCGGGGCACGAAGGGCCCGGACCCACCCGCCTCATCGTCCCGCGCTGACCGCCGCCGGCGGAGCCTCAGGCGAGCGCGGCCCCAAAGCGCAACTTCAACCCCGTTTTTCCCAAGCCAGGAAGGCAACGGCCGTAACTCCCGCTTCCGGGTCAGGCAGCATCCAATTCCGCTTCTGGGTCATACCGTGCCGCCGCTTCTCCTTCcgcttcctcctttctttcacaGGGCGCAGCGCTGTGCCCGGTGGTGGTGCGGCCCGTGATGctgccgccccgctccgcccctTCCGGAATTGCAGAGGGGGGAAGGGTTTAAAGGTAAGCTGAGCGGTCTTGGGCTTGTTTTTGTGCTTCGCTGATATTGTGTGAGTCTCTTTGGGGCTGGTGACGCTTCCAGTTCTCTATTCCTCCATCTCTGCTCTTGAGAGGGGAGGCCGGTACGGGGGGCTTGTACTGAGGGGTGCATCctgtattcattttattttcgATTGAGACAGAGTAATGCTGGCATCTCCTTCCTTTACAAAcgtgtgtgtttttctgctttagtgaaaaaaaaccaacccgGATGGCTTCTGTACCCACATCTCAACCTTCTCCTAAAAGAACAGTGGCCTCGCACGTGCCTTTTGCAGACCTGTGTTCCACCCTGGAGCGAATACAGATGTGTAAATCCCGGCCAGAGAAAACCAAGTACTTCAAGGATTTCTTGGATTCCTGGAGGAAATTCCACAGTGCTCTCcatcaaaaagagaaagatgtcACCGATTCTTTCTATCCTGCTATGCGGCTTATTCTTCCGCagctggaaagggaaaggatggCGTATGGAATTAAGGAAACCATGCTTGCAAAGCTGTACATCGAGCTGCTTAATTTACCAAAAGATGGAAAGGATGCTCTGAAACTTTTAAATTACAGAACACCCACTGGTTCACGTGGAGATGCTGGAGACTTTGCTATGATCGCATACTTTGTGTTAAAACCCCGAAGCCCTAAGCGAGGCAGGTTGACTGTAGAGCAGGTCAATGAACTGCTGGATGCTATTGCAAACAACAATGCTGCTAAGAACAAGGGACTGGTAAAGAAAAGCCTTCTTCAGTTAATtacccaaagcacagcacttgaGCAAAAGTGGCTCATCCGGATGATTATAAAGGATCTAAAACTTGGTGTTAGCcaacaaacaatattttcaatttttcatcCTGATGCTGCTGAACTACACAATGTTACAACGGACTTGGAAAAAGTTTGTAGGCAGCTGCATGACCCCTCTGTCTCGCTTAGTGATGTTTCTATCatgttattttctgcctttaagCCAATGCTCGCTGCTATTGCCGATGTCCAGCAAATTGAGAAGCAGATGAATAACCAGGTATTCTACATAGAAACTAAACTGGATGGCGAACGTATGCAGATGCACAAAGATGGTGATGTGTATAAGTATTTTTCCAGAAATGGGTTTGACTATACTCAGCAGTTTGGTGCTTCTCCCCTTGATGGCTCATTAACACCATTTATTCATAGTGTATTTAAAAGCGATATACAAAATTGCATTCTTGATGGTGAAATGATGGCTTACAATCCTGAAACACAAACCTTtatgcaaaaaggaaacaaatttgaCATCAAAAGAATGGTGGAGGACTCTGATCTGCAGACCTGCTTCTGTGTGTTTGATGTGTTAATGATAAATGATCAGAAGTTGGGTCATGAATCCCTGAGCAAAAGATACAAGATCTTAAATAATGTATTTACCCCAGTAACAGGCAGGATACATGTTGTACATAAAAAAAGTGCCAGGACAAGAAAAGAAGTAATTGATGCTTTAAATGAAGCAATAGATAACAGAGAGGAAGGGATTATGGTAAAAGATCCCATGTCCACCTACAAGCCTGACAAACGTGGGGAAGGCTGGTTAAAAATCAAGCCAGAGTATGTCAATGGGCTGATGGATGAGCTAGATCTTCTTATTGTTGGTGGATACTGGGGAAAAGGCTCACGTGGTGGAATGATGTCTCACTTTCTGTGTGCTATTGCAGAAACTCCAGCTCCAAATGAAAAACCTACTGTTTTCCACTCTATTTGTCGTGTTGGCTCTGGCTACACTATGAAGGAATTATATGATCTGGGTTTGAAACTGGCTAAACACTGGAAGCCTTACAATAGGAAGGACCCTCCTTGTAACATTTTGTGTGGCACTGAGAAACCTGAAATGTACATTGAGCCTTGCAACTCTGTCATAGTTCAGGTCAAGGCAGCTGAGATTGTTAACAGTGATATGTACAAAACTGACTGTACTTTGAGATTCCCCCGAATTGAAAAAATAAGAGAGGACAAAGAATGGTATGAATGCATGACTTTGGACATGCTAGAACATCttagaagcagagcagaagggaagctGGCATCCAAGCACCTATATATTGATGAATATGATGAGCcgcaagagaagaaaaggaaaactgtacCAAAGGTGAAGAAGGTAATTGGAATAGCTGAGCAGTTTAAAGCTCCTGATCTTTCTAATGTCAACAAAGTTTCCAATGTGTTTGAGGATGTAGAATTTTGTGTTATGACAGGAATGGGAAGGTACTCCAAGTCTGAACTGGAAAGCAGAATAGCTGAATGTGGTGGCAGTGTGGTACAGAACCCTGGACCTGACACTTACTGTGTCATTGTAGGAGCTGAGAATGTCAGAGTTAAAAACATCATTGCTTCCAACAAATATGATGTGGTGAAAGCAGAGTggcttcttcagtgttttcagtcCAAAATGCTGGTACCTTGGCAGCCAGCCTTTATGATTCACATGTCTCCTGACACAAGAGAACATTTTGCTCGTGAGTATGATTGCTATGGAGACAGCTACACAGCAGATACAGATGTTGCACAACTCAAGGAAGTGTTCTCAAGAGTGAAGGATAATAAGAAGATGCCTTTGGACTTGATTGCTGAGTTAGAAGAGCGGTATTCATGGAGCAGCTGTCAACAGTGTATGTTCAGAGGAAACACTATTTATGTGGACTACTATGCTATAATTAACAAGCCCAGTACCAAAATCCATGGCACAAGACTATCAATTAGAGCTTTGGAGCTCCGTTTTTATGGTGCAAAAGTAGTTCCTCTTCTTGAGGAAGGTGTGTCCCATGTTCTTATAGGAGAAGATCATTCCCGGGTAAAAGAGATGAAAGCTATCAGGAGAATGTTTGGGAAAAAATTTAAAATCGTGTCGGAGCTGTGGGTAACAGAGTCAGTTAAGGAAGGGGTcctaaagaatgaaaatcagttCTTAATTTAAAGTGGTTTTTAACCTTAGATTAAAAGTAATCTTGTGGTCACAACTGAACTGGATATGATGAGCTTGTCTTaaattttctgtgcatttttatgtCTGTTTAAACAGACCTGTGGCTGAAGAATAACACTATATCTGGATCTGAAGGAAGGCTTGTAGCTGTACTGTTGTGGAAGCAAGAGAATGCAAAGCTATGCTGGCAAGGGAGAAAAAGCCACAAAATAAGCAGTGTAAGCCTTTTACTTCAACAACAGGTCTCAGAAGAGATGTAGTCTTTTAGAATTCC
The Coturnix japonica isolate 7356 chromosome 1, Coturnix japonica 2.1, whole genome shotgun sequence DNA segment above includes these coding regions:
- the LIG4 gene encoding DNA ligase 4, with the translated sequence MASVPTSQPSPKRTVASHVPFADLCSTLERIQMCKSRPEKTKYFKDFLDSWRKFHSALHQKEKDVTDSFYPAMRLILPQLERERMAYGIKETMLAKLYIELLNLPKDGKDALKLLNYRTPTGSRGDAGDFAMIAYFVLKPRSPKRGRLTVEQVNELLDAIANNNAAKNKGLVKKSLLQLITQSTALEQKWLIRMIIKDLKLGVSQQTIFSIFHPDAAELHNVTTDLEKVCRQLHDPSVSLSDVSIMLFSAFKPMLAAIADVQQIEKQMNNQVFYIETKLDGERMQMHKDGDVYKYFSRNGFDYTQQFGASPLDGSLTPFIHSVFKSDIQNCILDGEMMAYNPETQTFMQKGNKFDIKRMVEDSDLQTCFCVFDVLMINDQKLGHESLSKRYKILNNVFTPVTGRIHVVHKKSARTRKEVIDALNEAIDNREEGIMVKDPMSTYKPDKRGEGWLKIKPEYVNGLMDELDLLIVGGYWGKGSRGGMMSHFLCAIAETPAPNEKPTVFHSICRVGSGYTMKELYDLGLKLAKHWKPYNRKDPPCNILCGTEKPEMYIEPCNSVIVQVKAAEIVNSDMYKTDCTLRFPRIEKIREDKEWYECMTLDMLEHLRSRAEGKLASKHLYIDEYDEPQEKKRKTVPKVKKVIGIAEQFKAPDLSNVNKVSNVFEDVEFCVMTGMGRYSKSELESRIAECGGSVVQNPGPDTYCVIVGAENVRVKNIIASNKYDVVKAEWLLQCFQSKMLVPWQPAFMIHMSPDTREHFAREYDCYGDSYTADTDVAQLKEVFSRVKDNKKMPLDLIAELEERYSWSSCQQCMFRGNTIYVDYYAIINKPSTKIHGTRLSIRALELRFYGAKVVPLLEEGVSHVLIGEDHSRVKEMKAIRRMFGKKFKIVSELWVTESVKEGVLKNENQFLI